tatatcgatGTTATTTCCCAATTTTCCCAAGTGATCCTCTGTCTGTTTTGCTGTTTTGCTATTTCTGTGGAGCCATCATCTGGCATTCTTATAGGAGGAGGAATCATATAAGATTAATTGACTTCTgttttgtatctgtatctgtgtctgttgCTCATCAGAGAGTGGGGATTCATACGAAATGGCTTCTTATGGATGGAATTTTAATTGAGACTTTTGGCGACGCTGAAGGTCGTTTTCGTATTGGAAATTTGCTGGATTCTTCGAAATCTGATGAATGTATTTACTTCTATGGATACCTCGCCCCAAGTGGTGCCACAGATGCGTGGGGCAGCAATACggctgtgtgtctgtgtgtttctTTTGATCTGCGGGTCGGATCCCTTCTTTTGGTGTGGCAGAATAAATTAAGAAATGCAGCTGCTTTTGGGTTTGCAAAAAAAGCAACACGAATGACCAGCTTGCTTGCCACCTTTGATGTTTGTGGCAACCAAacgtctgtctctctctctcacactctcTCCTAATGTTCTCTCcgtttgtgtttttgtgtttctATTGCAGTCGATCGAGCCATGAGCCCAGCACAGTCGGAGGACTCTGGACTGGCACCGGAACGGGGCACCACCTATGCCACCATCACACTGCCACGCAATGCCCTCCATCTGGCCATCACATTTGCAGGTAAGTCACCCCTCCCTCCCACCATATTCCCATGCCCCTTTTTGGAAATTTGATAGTCGATAGGGGGCCTGTCATAAGGCGGTAATCAGCGTCAATCTGTCCATCCAGTAATCCAATAATTGCTGCAAAATATCGCTCTCTCAATCGAATCAATTGATTGACTCAAAGCCTAAATTATGCGGGTCTTCAGATTATGACAGACAGAGCAGAGCGCCTTGTTGGATCTCACAATTGAATCATTATTTTCTCTATCGAGATGCAAGATTTTCATTTCAATGAAGAGAGACGCTAATTGGACCAACGGCAGGGCCCCCAGATTCGCGGTTAGAGATCGAATTGAAAGGGAGGAGACTCTTTGTGGAGAAAATTACCTTtaattatacatttttttaatACACACGTTGATTTGTTGAacaaaagagagagggagagagagaactgATATTCTGCCGTAGAATCCCCAAGTGAATGGCAAACTGGCAGTCACACGTGAACATGCGAATTTCCTCGATTTTGGAACTGTGGTCTAAAGCCATTGCTCTGACTTTCACTCGAATAGCTCATTTTCCAGACTTTAGACCCTCAAAAAAAATGGAGCTATCAATCGAGGGGGATCTCTGGGTTTTCTCTCCCACGTTGAGGGATTCTTTCCATTTCCGCTGATCTCCCAGACACCGCGACCCTCCTTTGTGCTTCCTGCGTCTTTCAATGTCAAGTGAATGGCAAGTTTGCCAATCACGCGTGAACGTTTGTACTGTTGTTAATACAAGATTCCCCAGATAATTTCATATCTCGTATCTGTATAGAATCTGCCTTCGATTTTGGACTTCCGTCTCTGTGGCTCTGTCATCGACTCGTCAgccgacagacggacagacagacagaaagccAGAAAGCTCCGCGAAACGCAAGTGAATCGAAATAACAAAACCGTAAATAAAGAAATCGAgtaaaaaaacaacaacgcCGGACTCTAGGTTTGGGGGCAGCCGCAATGAGAGCACAAAGTGGCAGATTgccaaaacaacaacaacaaaaaagagaaagaaaactAGAGAAAATGAGGGGGAAAAACtaggaaaaaaaaactacCCGTCGGAGGCGACGCTTTATGACAAACGTGTTGCAGAGGCAGCAACAGAAGATGCCGCTTACGTCAGAGGCGACTCGACTCCCCCGCGATACTAAGGTTAAACCCCCAGACCGCAGCAACGACCCTTGCCCCAATCCCATTCGCATTTCCCAGCCCCCCCCCCATATGCCAGAAGATtagtcaaaaaaaaaaaaaacagagagagacgagacgagacagAAATCTGAATTGGTTGGACTTTATATTCTGTGATTCAGAATCGACAAAAATCGTACCAgatacgtatgtacatatatatagtatacgagtatatatgtattattatGTCTGGCCAGCGACTGACGCCCCATCCCGTCGGGGggtgggactgggactgggacggGGGCTTTTACTATGTAGATTGGAACGATGATTTATTTTGGCAGCGACAACAGCATCAGAGACGCAGACTCACAGACACGGACCCACAGACATAAAGACAGAGCACATTATCGACAGAGAGACGGCAACAGCGACGCGTTCCGCATTCAAATCAAATGATTCGGTGCCCATGCTGTCTGGGCGATCGGCGGAAACAGAAAACATCCCTCGAAATGGGAGAGTAAAACACCCTCATCCTCCCCATCAATCGACAGCTCCTATAAATCAATGCCGAAAGCTCAAATTATTTTGAAGGGTCTAAAGTCTAGGAAACAGGTTCCTACGGATGTGGCTTTGAACCACAGTCCCACTACCAGAACACCTTCGAGGACATTCGCATGTTCACGTGTGACTGCCAATTTGCCAATCACTTTGCGTGTTAATCGTTAAAAAAGACAACGAATCACTTGGTTTCCCTCTTTGTCCTTTCGCTTATGGGAACATCGAGTGCAAAATCATTTGAGGTTGGCGCTACTGTTTAAAGTTTCTTCAATATATCTTAAGCACTCTTCTCCCTTCCTTTCTCGCCCGAACAGAACGTAACGATCTTTCGTATCCCCCCGTTGTGGGTGCCCTCAATCCGGTGGGGCATGCGGCGGACTTTCTGGCGCCTGGGGATCGCCTGCACCAGATCGATGGCATCTCCACCATTGGCCTCAGCAATCAGAAAGTGATGAATATGCTCTGTACCGAtgccggaggaggaggaggaggaccagCCATCGTTGAGATTGAGTACTCGCTGCCGGAATACAGTAAGTGGATGAAAACGATGATCCTTCAGATCAGATGGTGTATCTCTGTATCTTTCGCTCTCTCAGCAGTTTCCCAGAATAGTCTCTGTGTATCCTCGAAATTGGCACAGATCACCGTCGAGCGGGAGAGCGGCTGCCTGGGTCTGACGCTGCGCGGCGGTGCCGACTATCCGCTGATTGTGACCCATGTCCGTCCCCATGGACCCGTCTACAAAACAGGACGCATCAAGCCCGGCGATCGTCTGCTACGAGTAGATAATGTGAGTATCCCCCGCAGCCCCTGAGCCCTTGATGATCCATGTTTCCCCCCAATTTTCAGATCTCGCTGATTGGCAAAACCCTGGCCGAGGCCCAGCAGATCATCAAGTGCGGCGGTGTTCATGTGTCCGGAGGCTACACCAATTTGACCATCGAATACGATGTGTCCGTTGTCCAGAGCGTCGAATTCTCCATGGGTCCCCTGCTCATCGAGATCGAGCGTCCCATGAACGACAAGCTGGGCCTCGTGTTGTGCAACTATACCGCAGCGATGGCAGCGGCGGGATCCTCCTCCGTATCTGGCTCTGGGTCGAGTACACCTTCCAGTGGCGGGGGCGAGAAGATGGAGGATATGGTGATGGTGGTCACCCAGCCGGGGGTCTATATAGCGAGCATACTGCCCGCCAGCATTGCCGATCGGTGAGTGGAAGACTGACGATGGGAATGGGATCGACATCGAATGAATGATGTCATCTGTGTGTTTCGGTCTCTTTGAGTCTCTTACattgtttcggttttggttttggtttcggTTTCTGTTACAGATGCGGCGCCTTATCCGTTGGCGATCAGGTGCTCTCCATCGACGACACCATGATCGAGCATTCGGCCTACAGTCCCGACGAGGTAATGACCATATTGGACACCAGCACAGGACGGGGCTACACGCAAATGCAGATCATGCCCGCTCACGCTCTGGCCCGACGCGGTGAGTTTTTCCACAACGATCCAGCGATCCACTTTCCCCATTTGGCTATCGACTCTCGGCGATCAGCCAGAGGCAGGCTCCCAAGCGGCGCGACGAAGGTCTGGCGTAGGCGTCACGGCTAATGAACAGAGTCGTTCGATTCTCGATTGTTGAACAGTTGAAACAATAGtcggaaagacagacagagcCCAAAGTGTGGGGTTTCTTGAGGAGTTGCTACAAGAAAAAGGAACCTAATATTCATGGGACTCTGCAGAAAGATGGGATGGTATTTAAAGTGGAAATGGAACTATCAGTTGCAGTAGTTCAATGGTAATACTTTCGGGGGTGGGATGGGGTAAACTCGTACGAAAGACCGGCCGAACACGAACTGTGTTTTGAGCGCTCTCTTCTGAAAGCTACTCGTACTTTCAAAAGCCACGTTGAAAAAATCACGTTCAATACCATTGAAATGTATGAACGTTACTCATGTTAGTATAGAGATTATCTTTGCCTGTaccgcgtcatgcggcagtgCCCCTCGGTCGATTGTCTGCCTGATTTAAGCGCATAAGAAGCTTCGTCTTGGATCGTCTGGTGGCAGTTTCTGTTCGAACTACACTCTCAGATGGTGTTCAATCCACCCTCGTTGGAGCCCAATCAATTGGCTTCTCTATGTTTCTTTCGTTAATTTGTTAAGCAAACACACGAAAGacgagacagacagacagaaagacagagagacgTGTATGTAGATGGGAAATGCTTCTGCTTCTGTCCCCCCAATCGATCGAATGGAGTCGTCTGAAAACAATGGAAATGGAATCAAAGTGGAAGCGATCGATGATAGAGGGGAGGGGGCCCCATCAATTCTCCAAGAGATGGAGGACACAGCAGCTGTGGGGCGACACTAAGCTGTGGATCAGTTCAGGGTTATTTAAaagcttttattggatttagAGAGCAGAGGGAGCAGGAGTTCTCGTAGAAGCTGCTCCCATTCCATTCCTTTCCGTTCTATTTCCATTTCTAATTCTTGTCTTTTGCAGGTCACACGGCGCTGGGGAGTCCAAAGTACAGCTTCAGCACTCTGGAGTCCCGCAAGTCCACGTCAGCGTCCGCGTCGACGGGCAGACAGCGGCAACGCTTCGCCAGAAAGAGCTCTCTGCCACTGGAGGGACAGCCAATGGCTGCCGCAGCtgcaggtggaggaggaggaggcggagcaGGAACAGGTCATGCCAGCAGCAGCCTGGGCTTGTGCCGGGCCGAGAGCTTTCCCGTGCTTCTGGATTGCAGCCAGGGGGCTGGCATAGTCCTTGGTGGGGATGGCAGCCAGGGAGGATGCGGAGCAGCCATGACCATTGGCCAGATTCTGGCCGATTCGGTGGCCGATCGCAGTGGCTGCATCCAGGTGGGTGACCGCATAGTGGCCATCAACAAAATGTATAGCCTGGATGCGATGGCCATGCGGCAGCTTCTGGAAGGAGGCTCCTTGCGCCACACTTCCAATGGAAACGGCCATGGCTCCAATGGGAACATTACCAACATGAACGCCCCGGCCAAttggctggagctggagatTGAATTCGATATGCCCGATGCCGTGGTGCCCTCCAGCGGTGTGTTCAATGTGAAGCTGCTGCGCGCGGGCAAGTGTGGCCTGGGCCTGAGCGTGAGCGGCTCCAGCCATGGCGGTCTGGTCATCTCCGACGTGAAGATGGGCAGTCCCGCCCATCGCAGTGGCTCTCTGAGGGCGGGCGACATCTTGCTTGCAGTGGATCAGCATCCAGTGCAGCACTTTAACGTGGATTCCCTGCTCAAGGACTCTCAGCcaacacagcagcagcagcagtcgagCAGCAGTCCACCCGTGAGTTCCACAACGGGAGCTGACTTTACCACGCTGACCATCAAGCGTGTGGTGCTGCCCGACTTCCTGCCGATGGCCAGCAGTCCCATCTACAGTAACTGTCCAGCGGGAGCGGGTGGCATGGCGGAGCACGATCTGTACAGCAGTGCCTATGTGACGGCCGGCAAATATGCGGACTGCATCTCCCTGAAGTCTCGCACACCGCAGCCGGAGTACTTTCGACTGCCCAGCAGCATGcccatgcagcagcagcagcagcagcaacaacaccaacagcagcaacaggagGAGCAGTCTGCGGTGCAGATGAGACATGTGGGGGGTGGTGGCTCGTTCAGCCGCTCGTTTGTGGGGGCTGGTGCAGTCAATACGCAGAGTTTGACCACGGAACTAcccgaggaggaggacgaaCAGGATGAGGACCGGGAGCAGCTCTACACGGGCTACGAACTGAATCGCTATGCCAGGTAGGCAGCTCCTACCAAAAGAGAATTATCTGATATCTAATATATGGCTCCTCTTTTGCAGTGTGGATTGCACGGCTTTGCCGCCGCCCATGGAGAGCAAGGTGTACGGTTCGGCGGCCAGTTCGAGCAGCaagagcagcggcagcagcctgCATCAGATTATCTTCACCGTTCGCCTAGAGCCGAAGGGTGGCCTGCTGGGCATCACCCTGGCCGGCAGCGAGGACATCACCAAACCGATCACCATCAGTGGCCTCGTGGAGGGTAAGCCGGGAGAACAGCAAGGAGAATAGCATTTAATAGCTTTACTTATGGATTTCTCATGTTTTCCAGGTGGCATTGGCCATAAGAACGGACAGATTCATGTGGGAGATCAGctgctggccatcgacgagcaCTCGGTGCAGGGTATGCCGCTGTCGCATGCCACCAGTCTGCTGCAGAATTTGGGCGATCTTGTCGACCTTAAGATACTGCGCAGCCATGCGGATCTGGCCAACGGCAGCCACCATCTGCCCCAGACGCAGGCCATCTACGCGAAAGTGCAACGACGGCCGCGCAGTCCCAGCAAGGAGTCAACGTCCAATGGGAATGGCAGTGCCACCGGCAGTGCGAACGGCAGCACGAATGGCATTGCGAATGGGAGTGGGAAGCAGCGTATTTTCCATGTGACGCTCTACAAGGACAAGGTGTACGATGACTATGGCTTCTCCGTTTCCGATGGGCTATACGAGCGGGGTGTCTTCATAAATCGCATACGCAGTGGCGGCCCCGCGGACATGTGCAGCCTGCTTAAGCCCTTCGACCGCATCATGCAGGTAAGAAATCCATTTTCCAGTCCCCAGGATAGCTAATATTTCTTTAACCCCGACGACCAGGTGAACGAGATGAAGACGCAGGACTTTGACTGCTGCCTGACGGTGCCGCTGATAGCCGCCG
The Drosophila miranda strain MSH22 chromosome XL, D.miranda_PacBio2.1, whole genome shotgun sequence genome window above contains:
- the LOC108164529 gene encoding glutamate receptor-interacting protein 1 isoform X1; amino-acid sequence: MKLWKSKKPIVGCVPGKSSALKQEQELHHHHHPQHPQHNPHPHPQQQQQQHPQAESNGIALAPMLSVDRAMSPAQSEDSGLAPERGTTYATITLPRNALHLAITFAERNDLSYPPVVGALNPVGHAADFLAPGDRLHQIDGISTIGLSNQKVMNMLCTDAGGGGGGPAIVEIEYSLPEYTVSQNSLCVSSKLAQITVERESGCLGLTLRGGADYPLIVTHVRPHGPVYKTGRIKPGDRLLRVDNISLIGKTLAEAQQIIKCGGVHVSGGYTNLTIEYDVSVVQSVEFSMGPLLIEIERPMNDKLGLVLCNYTAAMAAAGSSSVSGSGSSTPSSGGGEKMEDMVMVVTQPGVYIASILPASIADRCGALSVGDQVLSIDDTMIEHSAYSPDEVMTILDTSTGRGYTQMQIMPAHALARRGHTALGSPKYSFSTLESRKSTSASASTGRQRQRFARKSSLPLEGQPMAAAAAGGGGGGGAGTGHASSSLGLCRAESFPVLLDCSQGAGIVLGGDGSQGGCGAAMTIGQILADSVADRSGCIQVGDRIVAINKMYSLDAMAMRQLLEGGSLRHTSNGNGHGSNGNITNMNAPANWLELEIEFDMPDAVVPSSGVFNVKLLRAGKCGLGLSVSGSSHGGLVISDVKMGSPAHRSGSLRAGDILLAVDQHPVQHFNVDSLLKDSQPTQQQQQSSSSPPVSSTTGADFTTLTIKRVVLPDFLPMASSPIYSNCPAGAGGMAEHDLYSSAYVTAGKYADCISLKSRTPQPEYFRLPSSMPMQQQQQQQQHQQQQQEEQSAVQMRHVGGGGSFSRSFVGAGAVNTQSLTTELPEEEDEQDEDREQLYTGYELNRYASVDCTALPPPMESKVYGSAASSSSKSSGSSLHQIIFTVRLEPKGGLLGITLAGSEDITKPITISGLVEGGIGHKNGQIHVGDQLLAIDEHSVQGMPLSHATSLLQNLGDLVDLKILRSHADLANGSHHLPQTQAIYAKVQRRPRSPSKESTSNGNGSATGSANGSTNGIANGSGKQRIFHVTLYKDKVYDDYGFSVSDGLYERGVFINRIRSGGPADMCSLLKPFDRIMQVNEMKTQDFDCCLTVPLIAAAGDKIEMIMQRTE
- the LOC108164529 gene encoding glutamate receptor-interacting protein 1 isoform X2 gives rise to the protein MKLWKSKKPIVGCVPGKSSALKQEQELHHHHHPQHPQHNPHPHPQQQQQQHPQAESNGIALAPMLSVDRAMSPAQSEDSGLAPERGTTYATITLPRNALHLAITFAERNDLSYPPVVGALNPVGHAADFLAPGDRLHQIDGISTIGLSNQKVMNMLCTDAGGGGGGPAIVEIEYSLPEYISQNSLCVSSKLAQITVERESGCLGLTLRGGADYPLIVTHVRPHGPVYKTGRIKPGDRLLRVDNISLIGKTLAEAQQIIKCGGVHVSGGYTNLTIEYDVSVVQSVEFSMGPLLIEIERPMNDKLGLVLCNYTAAMAAAGSSSVSGSGSSTPSSGGGEKMEDMVMVVTQPGVYIASILPASIADRCGALSVGDQVLSIDDTMIEHSAYSPDEVMTILDTSTGRGYTQMQIMPAHALARRGHTALGSPKYSFSTLESRKSTSASASTGRQRQRFARKSSLPLEGQPMAAAAAGGGGGGGAGTGHASSSLGLCRAESFPVLLDCSQGAGIVLGGDGSQGGCGAAMTIGQILADSVADRSGCIQVGDRIVAINKMYSLDAMAMRQLLEGGSLRHTSNGNGHGSNGNITNMNAPANWLELEIEFDMPDAVVPSSGVFNVKLLRAGKCGLGLSVSGSSHGGLVISDVKMGSPAHRSGSLRAGDILLAVDQHPVQHFNVDSLLKDSQPTQQQQQSSSSPPVSSTTGADFTTLTIKRVVLPDFLPMASSPIYSNCPAGAGGMAEHDLYSSAYVTAGKYADCISLKSRTPQPEYFRLPSSMPMQQQQQQQQHQQQQQEEQSAVQMRHVGGGGSFSRSFVGAGAVNTQSLTTELPEEEDEQDEDREQLYTGYELNRYASVDCTALPPPMESKVYGSAASSSSKSSGSSLHQIIFTVRLEPKGGLLGITLAGSEDITKPITISGLVEGGIGHKNGQIHVGDQLLAIDEHSVQGMPLSHATSLLQNLGDLVDLKILRSHADLANGSHHLPQTQAIYAKVQRRPRSPSKESTSNGNGSATGSANGSTNGIANGSGKQRIFHVTLYKDKVYDDYGFSVSDGLYERGVFINRIRSGGPADMCSLLKPFDRIMQVNEMKTQDFDCCLTVPLIAAAGDKIEMIMQRTE